Proteins from a single region of Macrotis lagotis isolate mMagLag1 chromosome 2, bilby.v1.9.chrom.fasta, whole genome shotgun sequence:
- the CCER1 gene encoding LOW QUALITY PROTEIN: coiled-coil domain-containing glutamate-rich protein 1 (The sequence of the model RefSeq protein was modified relative to this genomic sequence to represent the inferred CDS: inserted 3 bases in 2 codons), with amino-acid sequence MAPALDRRADPLNLGGGGASPAPLPPWAPCPRRRRGGGLWRRRQRPGPEPGSEALRRRAGPRHSPGPARRPRRGPPLALRRPPGRRQLLRPCGLRPPCPCPCCCARWAGAPRPRKKRRWGRRGRGPRRAQPRRGQPRRRPPPLDLGALLRPVNLYGRRAPGMRAPRNTTQFIMNQVYEDMRRQQEREQQEQREQEQREREXAAGAAAGAAGASSGSGSSRRSSGSGSRSSGSSGSSGSSGEREALRLRQPAAAPGPGAAAEAQEGHELQLLQETFRSFVREQLHRLVPGDAEGPRCRLPAAXEEDEEEDEEEEEEEEEEEEDRGPDQEDREEARCGHQDQDWEEEMQRDPEEPSPRGSPAWPPEDEEAPPGPRRPARPRLAQKLPEECARMLLC; translated from the exons ATGGCCCCGGCGCTGGACCGCCGCGCGGACCCCCTGAACCTGGGCGGCGGCGGGGCCTCGCCCGCGCCGCTGCCGCCCTGGGCCCCGTGCCCCCGCCGGCGGCGGGGCGGCGGCCTGTGGCGGCGGCGCCAGCGCCCGGGCCCCGAGCCCGGCTCCGAGGCGCTGCGCCGGCGGGCCGGGCCCCGGCACTCCCCCGGCCCGGCGCGGCGCCCCCGGCGCGGCCCGCCCCTGGCGCTCCGGAGGCCGCCGGGCCGGCGGCAGCTGCTGCGGCCGTGCGGGCTGCGGCcgccctgcccctgcccctgctgCTGCGCCCGCTGGGCCGGGGCGCCCCGGCCGAGGAAGAAGCGGCGCTGGGGCCGCCGGGGCCGCGGGCCGCGCCGAGCCCAGCCGCGCCGGGGCCAGCCGCGCCGCCGGCCGCCGCCCCTGGACCTGGGCGCCCTGCTGCGCCCCGTCAACCTGTACGGCCGCCGGGCGCCCGGCATGCGCGCCCCGCGCAACACCACGCAGTTCATCATGAACCAGGTCTACGAGGACATGCGCAGGCAGCAGGAGCGGGAGCAGCAGGAGCAGCGGGAGCAGGAGCAGCGGGAGCGGG GAGCAGCGGGAGCGGCAGCGGGAGCAGCGGGAGCA AGCAGCGGGAGCGGGAGCAGCCGCAGGAGCAGCGGGAGCGGGAGCAGGAGCAGCGGGAGCAGCGGGAGCAGCGGGAGCAGCGGGGAGCGGGAGGCCCTGCGGCTCCGCCAGCCCGCCGCCGCCCCGGGCCCGGGAGCCGCCGCCGAGGCCCAGGAGGGCCACGAGCTGCAGCTGCTGCAGGAGACCTTCCGCAGCTTCGTGCGGGAGCAGCTCCACCGCCTCGTGCCCGGCGACGCCGAGGGGCCGCGATGCCGCCTCCCCGCCGC tgaggaggacgaggaggaggacgaggaggaggaggaggaggaggaggaggaggaggaggaccgGGGCCCCGACCAGGAGGACCGGGAGGAAGCGCGCTGCGGGCACCAGGACCAGGACTGGGAGGAGGAGATGCAGCGGGACCCCGAAGAGCCCAGCCCCCGGGGCAGCCCGGCCTGGCCCCCGGAGGACGAGGAGGCGCCGCCCGGGCCCCGCCGGCCCGCCCGGCCCAGACTGGCCCAGAAGCTTCCAGAAGAATGCGCGAGGATGCTTCTGTGTTAG